One window of Hylemonella gracilis genomic DNA carries:
- a CDS encoding polysaccharide deacetylase family protein, with product MRRASDWLLAACWLFLAATVRAEDCTKPVYLTLDTGHMGVAEVVAQVLQRQQVRVTFFAANERTMEGDGSLGVGSSAHWAAWWRARAAEGHAFASHTLNHTYWRADLPQPDGSVRFRVRASAGPQTGQDQIWDAARYCAEIKAADTRLREVTGVAPLPLYRAPGGKTSPALLAAARNCAGGGYLHVGWSDAGFLGDELPSDKYPNDLLLRQALRDIRAGDVLLAHLGIWSRQEPWAPAVLEPLIEGLKQRGFCFRTLRDHPDFRAWIATHPPAEK from the coding sequence ATGCGCCGCGCCAGTGACTGGCTGCTCGCGGCTTGTTGGCTGTTCTTGGCCGCGACGGTGCGGGCCGAGGATTGCACCAAGCCGGTCTACCTGACGCTGGACACGGGCCATATGGGTGTGGCTGAAGTCGTGGCGCAGGTCTTGCAGCGCCAGCAGGTCCGGGTGACCTTCTTCGCCGCGAACGAGCGCACGATGGAGGGCGACGGCAGCCTGGGCGTGGGGTCAAGCGCCCATTGGGCCGCTTGGTGGCGTGCGCGCGCCGCCGAAGGCCATGCCTTTGCCTCGCACACCTTGAACCATACCTATTGGCGCGCCGACCTGCCGCAGCCGGATGGCAGCGTGCGCTTTCGCGTGCGCGCCTCGGCCGGTCCGCAGACGGGGCAGGATCAAATCTGGGACGCGGCGCGCTATTGCGCGGAAATCAAGGCTGCGGACACGCGTCTGCGCGAAGTCACGGGCGTTGCGCCGCTGCCGCTGTACCGCGCGCCCGGGGGCAAGACCTCGCCCGCGCTGCTGGCGGCGGCACGCAACTGCGCGGGGGGCGGGTACCTGCATGTGGGCTGGTCGGATGCAGGTTTCCTCGGCGATGAACTGCCAAGCGACAAATATCCAAACGACCTGCTACTGCGCCAGGCCCTGCGCGACATCCGCGCGGGCGACGTGCTGTTGGCCCACCTGGGCATCTGGTCGCGGCAAGAGCCCTGGGCCCCGGCCGTGCTGGAGCCGCTGATCGAGGGACTGAAGCAGCGCGGCTTCTGCTTCCGGACGCTGCGCGATCACCCGGATTTCCGGGCCTGGATCGCGACCCATCCCCCGGCTGAGAAATAA